A genomic region of Acipenser ruthenus chromosome 9, fAciRut3.2 maternal haplotype, whole genome shotgun sequence contains the following coding sequences:
- the LOC117407254 gene encoding LOW QUALITY PROTEIN: RWD domain-containing protein 2B-like (The sequence of the model RefSeq protein was modified relative to this genomic sequence to represent the inferred CDS: inserted 2 bases in 1 codon), with protein sequence MDGIEEARIQLSEIELLLSMFPSEEELIINDQLAFAELRDYVDGRANDPPSSRAQFTIQQRLESANENMVMFSLSCTYPLKYPAVLPEIVVRSSELSRSNQAQLHRDLNAYLNENCCGDVCVLTAXEWLKENASVFLNKDPSPAVKKQADTPLKGSIFTRLWIYSHHIYNKQKRKNILDWSKELKLTGFSMPGKPGIVCVEGSQIICDEFWARLRRLTWQRILIRHREDIPLDNNCVNIDAELEKQRRFTGFEETIFDIRGSRGNHMDLGQLYHFLNEKGVGDVFQLYFGIEGR encoded by the exons ATGGATGGGATTGAAGAGGCCAGAATACAGCTGTCAGAAATCGAGCTGTTGCTAAGCATGTTTCCCAGTGAGGAAGAGCTCATCATAAATGACCAGCTGGCATTTGCAGAACTTCGAGACTATGTTGATGGAAGGGCAAATGACCCCCCTTCTTCCAGGGCACAATTTACAATACAGCAAAGGTTAGAATCTGCTAATGAGAACATG GTGATGTTTTCACTGTCCTGCACCTATCCTTTGAAATACCCAGCTGTTTTACCAGAAATTGTGGTAAG gtCTTCAGAATTAAGCAGATCAAATCAAGCACAGCTACACAGAGATTTAAACGCTTACTTGAATGAGAACTGTTGTGGAGATGTGTGTGTTCTGACTGC AGAGTGGCTCAAAGAAAATGCATCTGTTTTCCTTAATAAGGACCCTTCTCCAGCTGTAAAAAAACAAGCAGACACACCATTGAAAGGTAGTATTTTTACAAGGCTCTGGATCTACAGCCACCACATTTATAACAAGCAGAAAAGGAAAAATATACTGGATTGGTCCAAGGAACTTAAGCTAACCGGATTTAGCATGCCTGGGAAACCGGGCATTGTGTGTGTGGAAGGGTCTCAAATAATCTGTGATGAGTTCTGGGCAAG GCTCCGACGGCTAACTTGGCAGAGAATCTTAATTCGCCATAGAGAAGACATTCCTTTGGATAATAACTGTGTAAATATTGATGCAGAGCTAGAAAAACAAAGGAGATTTACTGGGTTTGAAGAAACCATTTTTGACATTCGTGGAAGCAGAGGAAATCACATGGACCTAGGACAGCTCTATCATTTTCTGAATGAAAAGGGCGTTGGAGATGTTTTTCAGCTGTATTTTGGAATTGAAGGAAGGTAG